Below is a genomic region from Belonocnema kinseyi isolate 2016_QV_RU_SX_M_011 chromosome 4, B_treatae_v1, whole genome shotgun sequence.
tttttttgttggaaattcgtctttttggttttaaaattcttttcttttattgcataaatttcattctttttttattaaaatataaactataacacttttttgtcgacaatttgtcattttaggttgaatattcaactattatgttaaaaattccagtattttgttaaagagttatcttttaaagtagaaacaactttttttttggaaataaattaatacatttgaacatttttacgtatatgaaacactgtaattcctgaatatgtctgaactagaaaataataaatattcaaccgctgagataacctgaacaataacactactgttaaaaataataaattcttaaattctcttaaattcttttaaattctcctacaTTCTGTcctattctcggttatataatctgaatttaaattctcgggaatttaagaactctactcTAGATTTGTCTTACGAATGACACTGACTTGAATTCTTTCACTAATACCGTTTATACGGATTTCCTCTACTCCAATAACATGTATCATAGACAAagcctttcattttttaaaatagtttctttgTAAAACTCAACCCCATGCTTTATTGTCTCAAATccagtttttattataatattcataatgaGCTCTCAATGTAAATAATGatattgaggttatgtttacataggcttaaagaatttatgtgcatttgaaaacttataattgCCGTGtgcctatttaaaattttttttctggactagaacttttgaaatatcaaatatctactttcgctttttttatttataaatgtatatgttTATAAAAGTATTCTAAAGTAATATCAAAGTGTAcccattatttgaatttctatctaaCGAGAATATTCGTTTGCTGCCGCTCCGAGCGCCAGCAGTCATATCCGGTATTGGCTCAAGGTCAAGTCCGCAGcgaatagggcaccacaactgcgatgtagaacacgatgcggttgaaaatgcaattgacTAAGTCTGGGTcaatgaggttagggatataatttagaagttaaaaaacggccagactgctcagtagaccgtctgtgtaaagtttaaattataaaaatatcattcgaaatgtcaaattaattttttgaaaaaaggcagAAGCTGCAATAAATTGCCACATGAATTTAATTGCAAGCCGCAAGACCAGTTTTAGACAAAAAAAcgtaagttttcaactaaatagtagaatttccaaccgaaaagatttaatttctacccaaatatgaaccaaaaatttaaattgccgATTCAATAATTCCTCTATCAATTTTGCTTCCAGTTATGAATCATTGTGATGTTCGAGGAAGCGAAGCTTATTGTGGGGAAGAATCACACACAATGTTGCATGAACAAGGAGGTGCAGCTCAAATAGCCGGAGTGACACTTTGTCCATTGGCCAACAATCGGGATGGAACTTTTGATCTTAAAAAactggaattaaaaattaaaggagatCGACAGCACGAACCGATTTCAAAATTAGTCATTGTTGAAAACACTTTCAACGGGAAGATTGTCCCACAAACTTGGATCCAGGATCTCGCTAAAATAACTAGGAAACACTCCCTCAAATTACACATGGATGGAGCCAGATTATGGAACGCGTCTGTAGGTTCCGATGTACCTGTTGCGGAAATTGTTTCCGAATTCGACTCGGTGACTTTCTGTCTGAGTAAAGGCTTAGGATCACCAGCAGGATCTCTTCTTTGCGGATCAAAGTCGTTTATCGAGAAAGCCAGAAGAGGAAGAAAAGTTTTGGGCGGTGGGATGAGGCAAGTTGGAGTTCTTGCTGGATCTGGTTTGGTGTCTTTGGAAGAAATGGTACCGTTGTTGAAGGAAGATCATAGAAGAGCCGCCAAGTTAGCCAAAGCGATCAACGATCTGGGATCGAAGGCTTTTAGTGTTGATTTAAATGAGGTGCAGACAAATATGATTTTCGTAAACATTTCTTCGGAGAAAGTAACTTCTGCAGATTTTGTGCAGAGACTAAAGAGTGTTGAGAGTGATGATCCTGATGATAAAATCATTGTTCGAGGCTTGGCTTTGACACCAACCTCAGCGAGATTTGTCACATATTATGAAATCAATGATGAATTAGTTGATGCTGCTATTAGGAAATTTTCCTATGTTGTGAAACAACTGGAGTGACTTTATTTTCTGACCAGAATTTCCAGTTTTCTGAcccaatattttaaaagtattaatcaTGAACtcgaatgtttatttaaaatattattctttagactttaaattatcgaaattcatttttattttttcacagccTTTTTCCTAATCCTCTCTTGATCAAATAATGGAAAggttaacttttcattttttttaataatttaaaagatattaatttttcactaaagaatttaattttccatttcagagatgaatttttaattgaaacgatgaatcttcagctcggaaaatgaatttgaaagacaATCGTTTAATCTTCAgccaaaacagcttaattttttattaaagaagtgAAACTTTTCCactgaaagaaacgaattttgtataaaacagttgaattttcaacttcgtcaaaaaaaaagattaaattttaactaaattgttgaatttttaattaaaaaagacgaattttctacaaaataatggaCTTTTTAgtcccaaaatatgaatttttaggaaaacagttgaattctcaactcgaaaatatcaattttaaataatcaatttcattttcaactcaatagtgtaattttcaactcaaaaagaccaattttctgccaaaaaatgccaaattattaaattttcaaccattgagatgaattttttaataaaatgatgaatcttcaacccggaaaatcaatttttaagaaaatagttaaaccctTAGTAAAAACAGACTAACTTTTAaccacaaaagtttaaaattatactaaaagaaacgaattttgaataaaagagttgaaatttcaacaaggaaAACAAAGTTTGAAACAAGTTAttggattttcaagccaaacaggcgaattttatacaaaacagttgaattttcaactcaaaaagaccatttttccagcaaaaaaaaactgagttttaaataaaatgatgaatcaactCGAAAACTGAatgattaagaaaatagttgaatctttcgccaaaacagattaattttcaaatacaaaatgtgaaatttctactaaaagaaacgaattttgaatttaaggttttaaatttcaaggaggaaaattttgttaaagaaattattgaattttgcaacccaaaaagacgaattttatacaaaacagttgaattttgaacagttgaacccaatagttgaattttcaactcaaaaagaccaattttctgccaaaaaatgccaaattattaaattttcaaccattgagatgaattttttaataaaatgatgaatcttcaacccggaaaatcaatttttaagaaaatagttaaaccctTCGTAAAAACAGACTAACATTTAaccataaaagtttaaaattatactaaaagaaacgaattttgaataaaagagttgaaatttcaacaaggaaaagaagttttaaacaattcattgaattttcaagccaaaaggaagaattttttaatggaagtttcaattaaaaaatatgtgttaaaaaacagttgaagttctcaacacaaaaatatgaattttaaaccaaaaatttaattttaaactgaagagttaaatttgcaacataaaaagaccaatttttcagccaaaacagacaaaataattaaatttttaaccacagatataaatttttaaataaaatgatgaatgttcaactcgaaaaatgaatttttaagaaaattgttgaatccacagccaaaccagattaatttttaactaaaaaattcgatttttttttacaaaataatggaagtttttataaaaaaataaaatataaaaaacagttgaattctctacacgaaaatatgaattttaaacaaaaaatttaattttaaactgaatagttgaattttcaactcaaaaacaaaaaatttcccNNNNNNNNNNNNNNNNNNNNNNNNNNNNNNNNNNNNNNNNNNNNNNNNNNNNNNNNNNNNNNNNNNNNNNNNNNNNNNNNNNNNNNNNNNNNNNNNNNNNaaaaaataaatttcaaacaagtcgttgaatttccaaataagaaaaacgaattttttacaaaataatggaagtttcaatacaaaaatatgaatgaaaaaaaaaaacagttgaattctctacacgaaaatatgaattttaaacaaaaaatttaattttaaactgaattgttgaattttcaactcaaaaacaaaaaatttcccaccaagaagattaatttccaacaacaaaaaaaaaactaattttcaacaaaatatatcaattttcaaacacagagacgaatttttaataagatgatgaatctttaactcgaaaaattaatttttaagaaaatagttgaaacctccgccgaaacagattaattttcaataaaaaaaaaattgacatttccaccgcaagaaacgaattttaaataaaggagttgaactttcaaaaacaaaaaaagttttaaacatattattgatttttaaagcccgaaaaacgaattttttataaaacagatgaatttttaacttcgtaaaaaaaaaataaatttcaaacaagtcgttgaatttccaaataagaaaaacgaattttttacaaaataatggaagtttcaatacaaaaatatgaatgaaaaaaaaacagttgaattctcaacacgaaattctgaattttaaaaagaaaattaaatttttaaccaaaaagttgaactttcaactcaaaaagaccaattttctgtcaaaaaagacgaaataattaaattttcaaacacagagataaattttctactcaaatgattaatcttcaacccggaaaatcaatttttaagaaaatagttaagccCTGAGCCagaacacattaatttttaagcaaaaaagttgaaaattctaccaaaagaaacgaattttgaatgaaagagttgAAATTACAACAAGGAAAGAAGTTTCAaacgaattattgaattttatgggcaaaaagatgaatttgatacaAAGCAGTCGAACTTTcaacttcgtaaaaaaaaaaagaataaatttcaaccaaaattgttgaatttttaattaaaaactacgatttttttttacaaaataatggaattttctatgaaaaaatctgcccgctacgtgagcacattctcatcgcgcaagttagagcgcgcgactgttggttctcgcgcttcgcgctcggtttatatattttcgcacattcttgcgcaaacattttaaaattaagactcaaaacatccatcactgtaattttgtgattgtgaattctctttcattaaaaaagcttttctcgagagtttgagcgcacctacggcacgcgactgagggcaatcgcgctccgcgcttagtctttgcatttcttccacattcgggcacagaccttttaaaatcaaaggtgaatggaccgacaactgtaattttgtgattttgaactctcttttgttaaagctcttttggctttaacgaacacgttCTCATcaatgtatctcgtgcttcgcactcgattttgtccaacctgtcaacttttctacataatacacaacacttttatatcaattataataaattttttatgtaactctgccagggattacttattaaaaaattgcaaaataaaaagcaaattgtgtttatcatggttatttttgtatttgtttcttattttgccttaaattttattctaagctgctctgaaacatgtataatttcaataaatgtatattattacaattcataatatgcataaaaattgaatcatactaattcttatttccttgtttttataatttttttatttttaatgttgttttttacgatctactcgtcctatcgaaaaataattaataataaatttatagatctttttagacaaacaacttttatctggtaatttaatttcataccttgtgtcgttttttcaaacaaatttaatatttttatttagaatgttattttttacgactaaagcaaaaactaactgtcctatcaaaattatagctcttttttggatgaaaaagttttgtctcattttttctcgtaggaCTTTTTAgtcccaaaatatgaatttttaggaaaacagttaaattctcaactcgaaaatatcaattttaaataatcgatttaatttttaactcaatagtgtaattttcaactcaaaaagaccaattttctgccaaaaaaaaaatgaaaaagttttgtctcattttttttcgtagcttatataaaaaagtgattcgttataaatttgtagttcttcccagggcgcgcaatttgagctttttcatttttttcctatcttgcataatctgaccaaaaaatggaatttttggatttttcattatttttagtacgatcaaatttggagtgttcaacttctcgaccaaattaaaaaagttgttatcatagtcctgtagggctttcaaaaagcaaagtttttcttctcttgactttttttcatatcatgcgttttttggcttaaaatattcattttagtttgtttttttggattttgaaaatgctctaactctgataattttatttttatagaaaaaagtcatggggataaattgtttaagttttgaagtactataaaCAACCGGGCATAGAATacttacatcttgaaaaaatgtagtttcagacattttttataccatcaaattttcaactttttgaccaaattgaaaaagttgttatcataatataactataactataactctagtaattttttatttttcaaaaaaagtcattaggatcaattgttaaattttttaaattctatgaataaccgtacagagaattttggaatttttaaagaagtggtcttaaaaatattcaaaatgtgcccactttttgaattttcatccaaaatgggtggctgttcacagacagacatacagacacattcgtaaaaacctgtttttcggattcagggggtctcaaaacgtggacatttgtcaaaaactgggggggggggggggggcaaattttacacaaatctaatacctcctctgatgagaatgtaaaaagatgaatgaataaaaacagttgaattctatataaataaaaaaattaacgttaaaatctaaaaattctaaaattgtgaactgattccgaatcgttttacaaaatcaattattattattcactttttaaatcttaaagtacaaataaattaaaaaaaaaatgaattaatttatattcacagttgatcaaataaattttttttttcataaaaaatctttattttgaaagCTTCTGATTTTGTAATTGTTTGAGTCTCTaaaattgcactttaaaattctttaaattaaaatttacgcttgtaaactaaaaatctaaaatggaaaatttttaaagtgacagatttttaaatttctcatttgaAACTGAATGACACCATAATGGAAACAGAATAAGAATTtacctaattattaaaaaaaaagatttaaatcaaatttagacaaattttttttttgtattttgtaaaattctaaagaaaaaatttatttccgatgaaacaatagaattttaaattcaaaaatatgaattttaaacaaaacaaaaaattaatttctacctaaatacttgaattttcaactcggaaacaccaatttttcaccaagaagataaattttctaccaaaataaaaagaaattcaactaaatacatcaattttcaacgaaatagtggaatttccaactaaaaaccatcaatttaatcaattattaataagtaataatttagctgcattttttatagaatacaataagaaaatccgtttttttttttggttgaaagttgtttctttttttaatgaaaatttaaaaaaaaaattaaaatcccttattttttggtagaaaatttaattaattttgaggaaaattcaacaatattgtttaaaagtaactgtttttggtaaaaaaaaatcgtaattttgagttgaaaactgatttattttgttaaaaatttctttttcttgtaatctcagttgaaaattcctcctttttgccttgaaaattctacaatttgaatgatttttttctttctgtgttaaaaattcatctttttggtttgaaaaattatctctttgagTATGAATTTAATCGtttaaggttaaaaatgcaactttttgtttgagaattcatctttaattgttaaaatgttGTTGTTTacttagaaattaaattcttttgttggaaattaactttattgttaaaaaataacatttttggttcaaaaaatcaactgttttatagaaaaattgtctttttagcttcaaaattgaacaatttcgttaaattttgtttcatggtagttgaatttttaataaaacagttgaattttctatgaaattgttgGAATTTGAGGCCAAAATACGagatttctacaaaatactttaattttgaaaccaaaaagaatgagtttttaatgtaattgttaaattttcgaacaagtattaaaattttcattcaaataataaatctttaattttaacaaacttttttgttcaaaattcttaaatttaactaaaaattcaattttttggttgaggattctgaaattttattgaaaattcgtctttttttttatagcaaactaagctttttatttaaaaattcaacgctttGGCTGAGAAATcttacattttaatgaaaatttgtgttttttgtggcacttttttggtaaaaaagaaactactttcttaaaaattaaaaaaaaatctttcttttttatcaaaataaaactttttggttcaaaatctttgaaatttattcgttttgtttaaaaaatcgttttcttgtaatcttgattgaaaattagtattttaagtttaaaaattcacatcgtttggtaaaaatttcaaaattaaaaaaaatgcacatttgtgggtaaaaaatttaactgtttaacagaaaactctttgatggaaaattaatttttttgttgaaaataaaaattttcgttgaaaattcatctttttggcttaaaatttcaactgttttctagacaACTTTGTCTTCTTTccttgaatttcaacaattcggttaaaaatttttctctctcttgccTGAGAGAGACTTcactaaaaatttcattcttctgttaaaaattcgcctttttggtttgaaaatttatctcttttggtacaaaatttaatcattttcggttaaaaatgcaactttttggttgagaatccatctctttttgttaaaatttgttattgtttagttggaaatttaattcttttgtagaaaattaactttactgttgaaattgttaaatatttaaacagatatttaaattttaattcaaatactaaaagtttagccaaaaaaaagagtaaatctgaacaaaagatgtaatttttgatatttttcccataaaccatataaatttaaaataaaaattatattgaaaaaaaaaataaaattcaattgaataaaaaaacacgaaatttcaataactgaattgaattttcaaccaaggaagatttttcaggcaaaaagaaaaacttttttgtttaaaaatagatactttttagttgaaaattcaacttttttggtcgaaaattcttgaatttggtcaaaaattcgtgttttttttcgatagaaaattaatcttttcggttaaaaataaactactttttttaaaaattaaaaaattctttcttctttaagtactcaactcttttgttcaaaattgtttaattttgtcagaaattttctttttttgtagtaaattaatcgttttatttaaaaatcatcggctttaattaaaaatacaacttacaggttcaaaattcttaaattttatttaaaattcgtctttttgatagtaaattaactttttggtttaaaaattcatctttttagttgaaaattcaacattttggttgagaatttttgaattttaatacatttttttttttagtaaattaattgtttggtttaaaaatgtaaccttcttagttgtaaattcaacttttttgttgagaattcttgactttaattgaaaattcgtcttcttgacaattatatacatttaaaagagaaattataatttcattgaaTAAAGAAACACGGAATTTCTATAACagaattaaattctcaactaaggcAGATCTTTCaggcaaaaagaaaagaaatttcctcttttttggtagtaaattaactttcttattaaaaaattcaacttttggttcagaatttttaaatttggttaaaaattcttttttgtttaatttaattagcactgattaaaaattcgactttttggctgagaattctgaaattttattgaaaattcgtcttgttttggtagtaaattaatctttttgtttaaaaattaacttttttgttccgaattcttgaattttgttaaaaattcatctttttggtaatagattaattttttgtttaaaaatgcatcttttttagttgaaaatttaacaattaggttttaaattttaactagtttgttggaaatatattgaaaattcgtctttttggtaataaattgacctttttgtttaaaaattcattatttttaattgaaaattaaactttttggttaaaaaatcttggattttcttgaaaattcctctttttttggtattaaattcatcttttttagtagaaaatccaaatctttgattaaattgcttttttaattttattgactttttttttgtagaaaattaacccttttgtttaaaaatttatcttttttggttgactattcaatgttttggttaaaaaaatgtgaattttctagaaaattcctctttgttttgaattcttccttttttgaaaaattcctctttttcgatCAGAATCggtgaattttgttcaaaattcgtcttttgttgtagtaaattaatctttttgtttaaaaattgatcttttttagttgaaaattcaactttttggttgacaagtcttaaatcttattaaaaatttctgtttttcagtagtaagttaatctttttgtttaaaaattcaacttttggttcagaattattgaatttttaaaaaaattcgtccttttcggtagtaaattaacactgctttaaaaattcatctttttagtttaaattcaaattatgcttctttaaaaatttaacaattaggttttaaagttgaaataatttcttaaaaattaaaataagtttttttgttaaaaatacacattttcgttaaaaattcgtcttttttgtagtaatttaacttttttgtttaaaaattcatcttttttagtcgacaATGCAacgttttagtttgaaaattttaagtttcttgaaaattcgtctttttttggcagtcaattaaactttttgttaaaaattcaattttttagatcagaattcttgattttgttaaaattagtttttttcgcaaaaaaatttaatctggttgttcaaaaattcatatatgtggttaaaaacaaactaatttcttaaaaataaaataatcaatcattcttacctaaaaattcaactttttgagtcttttttccataaaaattcatttttagttgaaaattcaactttttccttgagaattcttaaattttattacaaatttatatattttggtagtaaatatacactggtttgaaaatttatctttttacttaaaaatccaaGCTTTCgttcaaaaaatcattaattttatttattattttttagttgaaaattcaacgtttttgttttttcaaaaactttatttcgttgattcagaattcttaaattttgttaaaaattcgtatttgtggtagaaaattaaactttttgtttaaaaattcatcttttttagttgaaaattcaactttttggttgaaaagtcttgaatcttgttaaaaattcgtgtttttcggtAGTAAGTTAAGCTTTTTGTCAAATCATacatcttcttggtgaaaaacaaactaattttttttcaaattaaaaaaaaattctttctcgttcaaaaatttaactttttaattcagaatttttgaattttgttcaaaattcgtcttttttgtagtaaattaatattttttctttaaaaatttatctttgtcgttgaaaattcaacattttttaatcagaattctcgaattttattacatatttgtcttttttgttattaaattaatctttttgtttaaaaattcaacttttggttccggattcttgaattttgttaaaaattcgtcttttttggtagtaaattaatctttgtttaaaaatcatattttttagttaaaaattcaattttttggttcaaatatcttaagttttattaaaaaatttttattttttgtagtaaattaacatatttgtttaaaatttctacttttggttcccaattcttgaattttattaaaaattcgtcatttttggtattaaaataatcttttttttaaaacatcatctcttttagttaaaaattcaactgttattttcttaaaaattaaaaacaaaaatatttcttttttaaaaattcaacttttcggtttagaatttttaaattttgtttaaaattcgtcttttgtgacAGTAAATTGAGCCTGTTTTatcatttaagtttttctttgagaatccttaaattttattcaaaatttggctttttggttagttaattaatttttgttaaaaaaattactctgaaaacaatttaaaaaaatgtttaattgttaattaattacgGGGGAAAAGAACCCAAAAGAACAAACAACCAATTTTAGC
It encodes:
- the LOC117171672 gene encoding L-allo-threonine aldolase yields the protein MYVQIETEKNVENESILVDLRSDTLSKPTKAMRMAMLNAELGDDVYGEDPTVIRLEEKAAKLLGKEAALFVTSGTMGNLIAIMNHCDVRGSEAYCGEESHTMLHEQGGAAQIAGVTLCPLANNRDGTFDLKKLELKIKGDRQHEPISKLVIVENTFNGKIVPQTWIQDLAKITRKHSLKLHMDGARLWNASVGSDVPVAEIVSEFDSVTFCLSKGLGSPAGSLLCGSKSFIEKARRGRKVLGGGMRQVGVLAGSGLVSLEEMVPLLKEDHRRAAKLAKAINDLGSKAFSVDLNEVQTNMIFVNISSEKVTSADFVQRLKSVESDDPDDKIIVRGLALTPTSARFVTYYEINDELVDAAIRKFSYVVKQLE